A region from the Drosophila ananassae strain 14024-0371.13 chromosome 2L, ASM1763931v2, whole genome shotgun sequence genome encodes:
- the LOC6500503 gene encoding uncharacterized protein LOC6500503 — protein sequence MPSPPDSWTCFFFSLIWLQVSLLNAALDFLQTAVPLPLVRHRQLEDDERTMTGECTLGALSIRMFAF from the coding sequence ATGCCGTCACCGCCAGACAGTTGGACCTGTTTTTTCTTTTCGCTAATATGGCTCCAAGTGAGCCTGCTCAACGCCGCTCTGGACTTCCTGCAGACGGCAGTGCCCCTGCCCCTGGTGCGCCATCGTCAGCTGGAGGACGATGAGCGGACCATGACGGGAGAGTGCACCCTGGGTGCACTAAGCATACGAATGTTTGCTTTTTGA
- the LOC6500030 gene encoding transmembrane protein 135 — MAVQSKLAEIAFSCTCFEHNHPWTSSCAAGTAGMMLSAIPPALRTYCTVYLLALAMRGRIPSVKDLGRTVTGILQSTSFLALNASLYVFAVCQLRRLLGGFYFSTVGFIPTFLASMASLAAERPERRVPLALYVANVGSETLWNMLEARGLVKSIPNAQVLIMGLGVTALMYLYRTGLHKTVAKDATFKALDLILGKEEAGPLKTPAVTTSQSSRQRPLDFQSITGYLQLYDQIRSAKHPSCPHKTGCVKYASLGFLRPFLGGVGLSVGLKLLLNITKIIKFKMQWRKQIFNKGSLQLGLALGIFSFLFKSTSCGLRHGFGFDHSLFAIPASLIGSIGFFRFPNTTVALYVMWKALQLLYNWGVSEGKLPVVPHFTMIMYSFFTAILFHACILEATALRPSYYKFLMSISGTRVSRFNVKPFEVYGLKSQDQINSMIKKLGIDMSSPLPLFALDC, encoded by the exons ATGGCGGTTCAGAGTAAGCTTGCGGAAATAGCCTTCAGCTGCACCTGCTTCGAGCACAATCATCCATGGACCTCCAGTTGTGCCGCTGGAACGGCGGGCATGATGCTGTCCGCCATTCCGCCGGCCCTTCGCACATATTGCACGGTCTACCTG TTAGCTTTGGCAATGCGAGGCCGCATCCCCTCAGTCAAGGACCTAGGACGCACCGTGACCGGTATCCTGCAATCAACCTCCTTCCTCGCCCTCAACGCCAGTCTCTATGTATTTGCAGTTTGTCAGCTGCGTAGGCTACTTGGTGGTTTCTACTTCAGCACAGTGGGTTTCATACCCACCTTCCTGGCCAGCATGGCTTCCCTGGCCGCCGAGCGCCCAGAACGCCGAGTGCCTCTGGCCTTGTATGTGGCGAACGTGGGCAGCGAGACTTTGTGGAACATGCTTGAGGCACGCGGTCTGGTCAAGTCCATACCCAATGCCCAAGTGCTCATCATGGGTCTTGGTGTCACCGCCCTGATGTACCTTTACCGTACTGGCCTGCACAAGACAGTGGCCAAGGATGCCACCTTCAAGGCTCTGGACTTGATTCTGGGCAAGGAGGAGGCGGGCCCACTAAAGACTCCGGCGGTGACCACGTCGCAAAGCTCACGACAGAGGCCTCTGGACTTCCAGAGCATTACGGGGTACCTGCAGCTCTACGACCAAATTCGTTCGGCCAAACATCCAAGCTGTCCCCACAAGACGGGATGTGTAAAATACGCCAGCCTTGGGTTTTTGAGACCGTTCCTTGGAGGCGTGGGACTGTCTGTGGGCCTCAAACTGTTACTCAACATTACCAAAATCATCAAGTTTAAGATGCAATGGCGCAAGCAGATCTTCAACAAGGGTTCTCTACAACTCGGGCTGGCTCTGGGGATCTTTTCCTTCTTGTTTAAG AGCACCTCCTGTGGCTTGAGGCATGGCTTTGGTTTTGACCACTCCCTCTTCGCCATTCCGGCGAGCTTGATCGGTTCGATTGGTTTCTTCCGCTTCCCCAATACCACCGTGGCCTTGTATGTGATGTGGAAGGCCCTGCAGCTGCTTTACAACTGGGGCGTCTCCGAGGGAAAGTTGCCCGTGGTGCCGCACTTCACGATGATCATGTACAGCTTCTTCACGGCGATACTCTTCCATGCGTGCATCCTGGAGGCTACGGCCCTGCGACCCAGCTACTACAAGTTCCTCATGTCCATTTCCGGTACGCGTGTCAGCCGCTTCAATGTGAAGCCATTTGAGGTCTATGGCCTTAAGAGCCAGGATCAAATCAACTCTATGATCAAGAAGCTGGGCATCGACATGTCCTCACCCCTGCCCCTCTTTGCTCTGGACTGCTAG
- the LOC6500029 gene encoding transmembrane protein 135, with product MTGQSKLISPLSITCQEFQHPWTDHCANATAGILLSATPYCLRVYTLVYALSLLMRHRVPTREDLKRAVLGIIQSTAFLVTNAYTFILYNCLLRNTLGRYHFSTVAFVPCFLASYTAILVERPARRPLLTLYVANVATETLWNMAESRGWVRSVPHGQTMIFGLSIAALLYIYRLGGSKDSIFNILRIFVGREEAGPVAEAAPAVPGEQPAPSQSRPAVSFSTVSDWVRVYSNLIRAKHASCRHQQSCVGNAVLGGIKPLVGGVALQVALKLVMNVKRIVAGKMQWNKQVFNRDTLKLGIFMGSFSFLYKSISCLLRHSFNRDDARFAIPAGLIASLTYTQYPDNTVALYVMWKAIQILCDKGQESGIVPRIPNFMLFLYSFFTAVLFHAGILEPKSLRPSYFKFLQAISGERLSRFNLSAFNVFGLETQKQAMDTIKSLKIVEKSALPAFSFAS from the exons ATGACGGGGCAAAGCAAACTAATTTCGCCATTGAGCATTACCTGCCAGGAGTTCCAGCACCCGTGGACGGATCACTGCGCGAATGCAACAGCCGGAATTCTGCTCTCGGCCACGCCGTACTGCCTGCGGGTCTATACCCTGGTTTACGCCCTCTCGCTACTGATGCGCCACCGCGTGCCCACAAGGGAGGACCTGAAACGCGCCGTATTGGGTATCATACAGTCGACAGCCTTCCTGGTGACCAATGCCTACACCTTCATCCTGTACAATTGCTTGCTACGGAACACACTGGGTCGATACCACTTTAGCACGGTGGCGTTTGTGCCCTGTTTCCTGGCATCGTACACGGCTATTCTGGTGGAGCGACCCGCTCGCCGGCCACTGCTGACACTTTACGTGGCCAATGTTGCAACAGAGACGCTTTGGAATATGGCTGAGTCACGCGGCTGGGTGCGTTCAGTGCCTCACGGCCAGACCATGATCTTTGGCTTAAGTATAGCGGCGCTCCTCTATATCTACCGCCTGGGTGGCTCCAAGGACtccattttcaatattttgcgCATTTTTGTGGGCAGAGAAGAAGCAGGACCTGTGGCAGAAGCAGCACCAGCGGTGCCTGGTGAGCAGCCAGCTCCCTCTCAAAGCCGACCCGCTGTCAGCTTCTCAACCGTCTCCGACTGGGTACGCGTCTACAGCAACCTGATTCGCGCCAAGCATGCCAGTTGCCGACACCAGCAAAGCTGCGTCGGCAATGCCGTTCTGGGCGGCATTAAGCCCTTGGTGGGCGGGGTGGCACTCCAAGTAGCCCTCAAGTTGGTCATGAATGTCAAACGAATCGTTGCCGGAAAGATGCAATGGAATAAGCAGGTCTTCAATCGCGATACCCTGAAGCTGGGTATCTTTATGGGCAGCTTCTCATTCCTCTATAAG TCAATCTCATGCTTGTTGCGGCACAGCTTTAATCGCGATGATGCCCGGTTTGCCATTCCCGCCGGATTAATTGCTTCACTGACGTATACTCAGTATCCTGACAACACCGTCGCCTTGTATGTCATGTGGAAAGCAATACAG ATCCTCTGTGACAAGGGCCAAGAAAGTGGCATCGTGCCGAGAATCCCCAACTTTATGCTGTTTCTGTACTCATTCTTCACTGCCGTTCTGTTCCATGCGGGCATCCTGGAGCCAAAATCTCTGCGTCCCAGCTACTTCAAGTTTCTGCAGGCCATCTCTGGCGAAAG ACTGAGCAGATTTAATCTGAGCGCCTTCAATGTATTTGGACTGGAGACCCAGAAACAGGCGATGGACACCATCAAATCTCTGAAAATTGTGGAAAAGTCGGCTCTGCCGGCCTTCTCATTTGCATCTTGA